One Ahaetulla prasina isolate Xishuangbanna chromosome 1, ASM2864084v1, whole genome shotgun sequence DNA window includes the following coding sequences:
- the RPF2 gene encoding ribosome production factor 2 homolog, protein MDPLDRVVKPKTKRAKRFLEKREPKLTENTKNAMLIKGGNASLTVAEVLKNIYALKKPFAVLYKRKNITRPFEDQSSLEFFSKKSDCSLFLFGSHSKKRPNNLTLGRMYDYHILDMIELGIEKFVALKDIKNSKCPEGTKPMLIFAGDAFDIDEEHRRLKSLLIDFFRGPVVPNIRLAGLEHILHFTAVDEKIYMRSYKVLLKKSGCKIPRIELEDMGPSLDLVIRRTHLASDDLYKLSLKQPKALKPKKKKNVSHDVFGTKYGRIHMQKQDLDKLQTRKMKGLKKRPSEKKAEDGEDPKKLKLE, encoded by the exons ATGGATCCTTTAGATCGTGTGGT AAAGCCTAAAACAAAGAGAGCCAAAAGATTTCTTGAAAAAAGAGAGCCTAAACTGACAGAAAACACCAAAAATGCAATGCTCATAAAAGGAGGAAATGCAAGTTTGACAGTAGCAGAAGTACTCAAAAATATT TATGccctgaaaaagcccttcgctGTCTTATATAAAAG AAAGAATATTACAAGGCCCTTTGAAGACCAGTCCTCTCTG GAATTTTTTTCCAAGAAGTCCGATTGTTCTTTGTTCCTGTTTGGATCTCATAGCAAGAAGAGGCCTAATAATTTGACCCTAG GTCGTATGTATGACTATCATATTCTGGATATGATTGAACTGGGCATTGAGAAGTTTGTTGCCCTCAAAGATATTAAG aACAGCAAGTGTCCGGAGGGAACAAAGCCCATGCTGATATTTGCAGGAGATGCTTTTGACATTGATGAGGAACACAGAAGGTTAAAAAGCCTTCTAATTG ATTTTTTCAGAGGCCCCGTTGTGCCCAATATTCGTCTGGCTGGCTTAGAACATATTCTACATTTCACAGCAGTGGATGAAAAGATCTATATGAGAAGTTACAA GGTGTTATTGAAAAAGTCTGGTTGTAAAATACCAAGGATTGAACTTGAAGATATGGGACCCTCATTAGATTTGGTGATAAGGAGAACACATTTGGCATCAGATGATCTGTATAAGCTGTCACTAAAACAACCTAAAGCTCTCAAG ccgaagaagaagaaaaatgtctcTCATGATGTCTTTGGGACCAAATATGGGCGGATTCACATGCAGAAACAGGACCTGGATAAACTGCAGACAAGAAAAATGAAAGGCTTAAAGAAAAGACCATCTGAAAAGAAAGCTGAAGATGGAGAAGATCCAAAGAAACTAAAGTTGGAATAA
- the GTF3C6 gene encoding general transcription factor 3C polypeptide 6 isoform X2, producing the protein MRHSERKRSRLVCGGEKSPTGCDHCKEQLVVVELSGIIDSDFLEKCDNKCKILGIDTERPILQIDRYIFAGEYEDTLGTCVVFEENHDHDMEGNQKLQLKYKCHTMKKLNMTRTLLIEKKEGEENIGGGIEWLDLKDKDFSYSRPNMICNFLYEKDDETAESQDKLAEESEEEASDKGNMDWNLEPGIPADIAKDDADPLLDTPDPITENPSIENNQNIASEEPPH; encoded by the exons ATGAGACACAGCGAGAGGAAGAGGTCGAGGTTGGTTTGCGGGGGAGAGAAGAGCCCGACGGGATGCGATCATTGCAAG GAACAATTAGTTGTGGTAGAATTGTCTGGAATAATCGATTCAGACTTTCTGGAAAAATGTGATAATAAATGCAAGATTTTG GGAATTGACACAGAGAGACCTATTTTGCAAATAGACAGATACATCTTTGCTGGTGAATATGAAG ATACTCTTGGAACATGTGTAGTGTTTGAGGAAAACCATGATCATG ATATGGAAGGCAACCAAAAATTGCAACTAAAATATAAATGCCACACAATGAAGAAACTAAATATGACGCGGACACTTCTGATtgagaaaaaggaaggggaagagaacaTAG GAGGCGGCATAGAATGGCTAGATCTTAAGGACAAAGACTTCTCATACAGCAGACCAAACATGATTTGCAATTTCTTGTATGAAAAAGATGACGAAACAGCTGAATCCCAGGATAAGCTGGCAGAAGAGTCTGAAGAAGAAGCCAGTGACAAAGGAAATATGGATTGGAATTTGGAACCCGGGATTCCAGCTGACATTGCGAAGGATGATGCTGATCCTCTTTTGGATACTCCAGATCCCATCACAGAGAATCCTTCCATAGAGAATAATCAGAACATTGCTTCAGAAGAGCCTCCACATTGA
- the GTF3C6 gene encoding general transcription factor 3C polypeptide 6 isoform X1 — MAKTRLLSSRFARGPATQNSHPTSARLAALLQQKTREVSAEMAAGASREAGGGPGSMEAAADETQREEEVEEQLVVVELSGIIDSDFLEKCDNKCKILGIDTERPILQIDRYIFAGEYEDTLGTCVVFEENHDHDMEGNQKLQLKYKCHTMKKLNMTRTLLIEKKEGEENIGGGIEWLDLKDKDFSYSRPNMICNFLYEKDDETAESQDKLAEESEEEASDKGNMDWNLEPGIPADIAKDDADPLLDTPDPITENPSIENNQNIASEEPPH; from the exons ATGGCTAAAACCAGGCTGCTGAGCTCAAGGTTCGCGCGAGGACCCGCAACACAAAACTCCCACCCCACCTCCGCCCGCCTGGCGGCGCTTCTGCAGCAAAAGACACGCGAGGTTTCAGCTGAGATGGCGGCGGGAGCGTCACGTGAAGCCGGCGGAGGCCCTGGCAGCATGGAAGCGGCGGCGGATGAGACACAGCGAGAGGAAGAGGTCGAG GAACAATTAGTTGTGGTAGAATTGTCTGGAATAATCGATTCAGACTTTCTGGAAAAATGTGATAATAAATGCAAGATTTTG GGAATTGACACAGAGAGACCTATTTTGCAAATAGACAGATACATCTTTGCTGGTGAATATGAAG ATACTCTTGGAACATGTGTAGTGTTTGAGGAAAACCATGATCATG ATATGGAAGGCAACCAAAAATTGCAACTAAAATATAAATGCCACACAATGAAGAAACTAAATATGACGCGGACACTTCTGATtgagaaaaaggaaggggaagagaacaTAG GAGGCGGCATAGAATGGCTAGATCTTAAGGACAAAGACTTCTCATACAGCAGACCAAACATGATTTGCAATTTCTTGTATGAAAAAGATGACGAAACAGCTGAATCCCAGGATAAGCTGGCAGAAGAGTCTGAAGAAGAAGCCAGTGACAAAGGAAATATGGATTGGAATTTGGAACCCGGGATTCCAGCTGACATTGCGAAGGATGATGCTGATCCTCTTTTGGATACTCCAGATCCCATCACAGAGAATCCTTCCATAGAGAATAATCAGAACATTGCTTCAGAAGAGCCTCCACATTGA